The Streptomyces cynarae genome contains a region encoding:
- a CDS encoding TIGR03619 family F420-dependent LLM class oxidoreductase, whose protein sequence is MQLPVQSQSTLYAESWEAGAGPGDLVAVARAADAAGFDYVACCDHVAVPRRLASAMGTVWYDPVATLAHLAAVTERVRLLSHVAVVGLRHPLVTAKQYATLDRLSGGRLVLGVGAGHVREEFEALGVDFGRRGPLLDEAIDALRVALGPEEFPVHHGKAYDFEGLGQRPRPAQPHIPFWVGGSSPAAVRRAALKGDGWLPQGDPRHRLPAQIARIGRLREQAGLDGPFTAGAITEPLYIGQVHWDVGRRTVAGAPEAIAESLRAYRAMGVDQIQVRFRSRSRAELTDQITAFGVEVAPRLN, encoded by the coding sequence ATGCAGCTTCCCGTCCAGTCGCAGTCCACGCTCTACGCCGAGTCCTGGGAAGCCGGGGCCGGTCCGGGCGACCTCGTCGCGGTCGCCCGGGCCGCGGACGCCGCCGGGTTCGACTACGTCGCCTGCTGCGACCACGTCGCCGTCCCGCGCCGGCTCGCCTCCGCCATGGGCACGGTCTGGTACGACCCGGTGGCCACGCTCGCGCACCTGGCCGCCGTCACCGAGCGGGTGCGGCTGCTCAGCCATGTCGCGGTCGTCGGGCTGCGGCATCCGCTCGTCACCGCCAAGCAGTACGCGACCCTCGACCGCCTCTCCGGCGGGCGGCTCGTCCTCGGGGTGGGAGCAGGGCACGTGCGCGAGGAGTTCGAGGCGCTGGGGGTGGACTTCGGGCGGCGCGGGCCCCTGCTCGACGAGGCGATCGACGCGCTGCGTGTAGCCCTCGGGCCCGAGGAGTTCCCGGTCCACCACGGGAAGGCGTACGACTTCGAAGGGCTCGGGCAGCGGCCCCGGCCCGCTCAGCCGCACATCCCCTTCTGGGTGGGCGGCTCCTCGCCCGCCGCCGTTCGCCGGGCCGCGCTCAAGGGGGACGGCTGGCTGCCGCAGGGGGATCCGCGCCACCGGCTGCCCGCGCAGATCGCCCGGATAGGGCGACTGCGCGAACAGGCCGGGCTGGACGGCCCCTTCACCGCGGGCGCCATCACCGAGCCCCTCTACATCGGTCAGGTCCACTGGGACGTCGGCCGGCGCACTGTCGCCGGCGCCCCGGAGGCGATCGCCGAGTCCCTGCGGGCCTACCGCGCGATGGGCGTGGACCAGATCCAGGTGCGGTTCCGCAGCCGGAGCCGCGCCGAACTCACCGACCAGATC
- a CDS encoding amidohydrolase family protein has product METSATGTGAAFPKIISVDDHTVEPPDVWQDRLPAKYRGIGPRIVRAPLKEMTFLGGRFAPAMGSPGDEGPLGDWWVYEDLHRPLTRLDTAVGYSRDEIRLEVITYEQMRPGSYDVPQRLADMDVNHVQSALCFPTFPRFCGQTFTEAKDRELGLLSIRAYNDWMVEEWCGPEAHGRLIPLTLIPLWDAGLAAAEVRRNAERGVRAVAFSEIPPRLGLPSVHTDDWDPFLAACDETGTVIAMHIGSSSRMPSTSADAPPAVGSTITFANCCFSMVDWLMSGKFERFPNLRVMYAEGQIGWIPYILERADVVWEENRGWGGVADKVHRPPSELFAEHVHGCFFDDAFGLRNLDAVGVGNVLYETDYPHSDSTWPKSREVGEAQMGHLEPDVVERIVRRNAIELLGLTEDGLWPGGRR; this is encoded by the coding sequence ATGGAGACCTCAGCGACCGGCACCGGCGCCGCCTTCCCGAAGATCATCTCCGTCGACGACCACACCGTGGAGCCACCGGACGTCTGGCAGGACCGCCTCCCGGCGAAGTACCGGGGCATCGGTCCGCGTATCGTCCGCGCGCCCCTGAAGGAAATGACGTTCCTGGGCGGCAGGTTCGCCCCGGCCATGGGCTCCCCCGGCGACGAGGGCCCGCTCGGCGACTGGTGGGTGTACGAGGACCTGCACCGGCCCCTCACCCGCCTCGACACCGCCGTCGGCTACAGCAGGGACGAGATCAGGCTCGAGGTGATCACCTACGAGCAGATGCGCCCGGGCTCGTACGACGTCCCGCAGCGCCTCGCCGACATGGACGTCAACCACGTCCAGTCCGCCCTCTGCTTCCCCACCTTCCCGCGCTTTTGCGGACAGACCTTCACCGAGGCCAAGGACCGCGAGCTCGGACTGCTGTCCATCAGGGCGTACAACGACTGGATGGTGGAGGAGTGGTGCGGGCCCGAGGCGCACGGACGCCTCATACCCCTCACCCTCATCCCCCTCTGGGACGCCGGACTCGCCGCCGCCGAAGTGCGCCGCAACGCCGAACGCGGCGTCCGCGCCGTCGCGTTCTCCGAGATCCCACCGCGCCTCGGCCTGCCCTCCGTCCACACCGACGACTGGGACCCCTTCCTCGCCGCCTGCGACGAGACCGGGACGGTCATCGCGATGCACATCGGGTCGAGCAGCAGGATGCCGTCCACGTCCGCCGACGCCCCGCCCGCCGTCGGCTCCACGATCACCTTCGCCAACTGCTGCTTCTCGATGGTCGACTGGCTGATGAGCGGCAAGTTCGAGCGGTTCCCGAACCTCAGGGTGATGTACGCGGAGGGGCAGATCGGCTGGATCCCGTACATCCTCGAGCGCGCGGACGTCGTCTGGGAGGAGAACCGCGGCTGGGGCGGCGTCGCCGACAAGGTCCACCGCCCGCCGTCCGAGCTGTTCGCCGAGCACGTCCACGGCTGCTTCTTCGACGACGCCTTCGGCCTGCGGAACCTGGACGCCGTCGGGGTGGGCAACGTCCTGTACGAAACCGACTATCCCCACTCCGACTCCACCTGGCCCAAGTCGCGCGAGGTCGGCGAGGCGCAGATGGGGCATCTGGAGCCGGACGTCGTCGAGCGGATCGTCCGGCGCAACGCCATCGAGCTGCTGGGGCTCACGGAGGACGGTCTGTGGCCGGGCGGCAGGCGTTGA
- a CDS encoding AfsR/SARP family transcriptional regulator, with amino-acid sequence MDGVPRVPEQQGPEDSATLRFGVLGPVRAWRGEELLATGSPQQRALLAALLMREGRTATASELIDALWGDDPPPRALAAVRTYASRLRKVLSPGVLLSESGGYAVRLGEPRSLDLAAAQELAAEAEKAKNSGDLCHARHVLNEALALWDGEPLAGVPGPYAEAQRARLEEWRLQLLESRLDMDLEQGCHAEAVSELTALTAAHPLRERLRELLMLALYRSGRQAEALAVYADTRRLLADELGVDPRPGLKELQQRILQADPTLAEPSAPAPEPSATPVRPAQLPATVPDFTGRAAFVAELSEVLASAEGRVMAVSALAGIGGVGKTTLAVHVAHQARSAFPDGQLYVDLQGAGPRAAEPETVLGSFLRALGTADSAIPDSLEERSALYRSVLDGRRVLVLLDNARDAAQVRPLLPGTEGCAALVTSRVRMVDLAGAHLVDLDVMSPDEALSLFTKIVSEERVASEREAALDVVAACGFLPLAIRIAASRLAARRTWTVSVLAAKLADERRRLDELQAGDLAVKATFELGYGQLEPAQARAFRLLGLADGPDISLAAAAAVLDLPLEETEDLLESLVDTSLLESAAPGRYRYHDLVRLYARACAERDEHPPSERDAAMSRLLDFYLATAAGVYAIERPGDRLVDHLEKTRTAGLVFPDRRAAQDWLYSEAVSLLACVRQSSDGARLRRAVDLLWAAVDLAESGANFKEYEAAATALRDAARAASDGRSEGRANLVLANARHWSGYFDQADQEAREALRLSEAAGDPLPCCWAANILGAFAFYQSRYGDAEDYLERAIKDFRACGDLPGTATALCNLSRLHLATDRADSAISLARQGTEMYEELGHTLKAANGHYALGLALSKNGQQSDASDRLMQALQVFRASRQRLWEGMTLFRLAEVDLLAQRPAQAAANAEMALAMLRGIGGEWRRGNVLTVLGKALTRLGQSGRAQVCWREALEIYEGLDSPEAAEVQALLAPAAAA; translated from the coding sequence ATGGACGGTGTGCCGCGAGTACCTGAGCAGCAGGGTCCCGAGGATTCGGCGACACTGCGCTTCGGTGTGCTCGGACCGGTGCGCGCCTGGCGCGGGGAGGAGCTGCTGGCCACCGGCTCACCGCAGCAGCGCGCCCTGCTGGCCGCCTTGCTGATGCGCGAGGGCCGCACGGCGACGGCGTCCGAACTGATCGACGCGCTGTGGGGCGACGACCCGCCCCCACGGGCGCTGGCGGCGGTCCGCACCTACGCCTCCCGTCTGCGCAAGGTGCTCTCACCGGGTGTCCTGCTCAGCGAGTCGGGCGGCTACGCGGTGCGGCTGGGCGAACCGCGCTCCCTGGATCTGGCCGCCGCCCAGGAGCTGGCCGCGGAGGCGGAGAAGGCGAAGAACTCCGGGGACCTGTGCCATGCCCGGCACGTCCTGAACGAGGCGCTCGCGCTGTGGGACGGGGAACCGCTGGCCGGGGTGCCCGGCCCGTACGCGGAGGCGCAGCGGGCCCGTCTGGAGGAATGGCGCCTGCAACTCCTCGAGTCCCGCCTCGACATGGACCTGGAGCAGGGCTGCCACGCCGAGGCGGTCTCCGAGCTCACGGCCCTGACGGCGGCGCACCCCCTGCGCGAGCGCCTGCGGGAGCTGCTGATGCTGGCGCTGTACCGCTCCGGCCGCCAGGCCGAGGCCCTGGCGGTCTACGCGGACACGCGCCGCCTGCTGGCCGACGAACTCGGGGTGGACCCCCGCCCCGGCCTGAAGGAACTCCAGCAGCGCATCCTCCAGGCGGACCCGACCCTGGCGGAACCGTCGGCACCGGCACCCGAGCCCTCGGCCACCCCCGTACGCCCGGCGCAGCTCCCGGCCACCGTCCCGGACTTCACGGGCCGTGCCGCCTTCGTCGCCGAACTCAGCGAGGTGCTGGCGTCGGCGGAGGGCCGGGTGATGGCGGTGTCGGCGCTGGCGGGCATCGGAGGCGTGGGCAAGACGACGCTGGCGGTGCACGTGGCCCACCAGGCCCGGTCGGCCTTCCCGGACGGTCAGCTGTACGTGGACCTGCAGGGCGCGGGCCCGCGCGCGGCGGAACCGGAGACGGTCCTCGGCTCCTTCCTGCGCGCCCTTGGCACCGCGGACTCGGCGATCCCCGACTCGCTGGAGGAACGCTCGGCCCTGTACCGCTCGGTACTGGACGGCCGCCGTGTGCTGGTCCTGCTGGACAACGCGCGCGACGCCGCCCAGGTACGCCCGCTCCTGCCCGGTACGGAGGGCTGCGCGGCGCTGGTGACGTCACGGGTCCGCATGGTCGACCTGGCGGGCGCGCACCTGGTGGACCTGGACGTGATGTCGCCCGACGAGGCCTTGTCCTTGTTCACGAAGATCGTGAGCGAGGAAAGGGTGGCCTCGGAACGGGAGGCGGCGCTGGACGTGGTGGCGGCGTGCGGCTTCCTGCCGCTGGCGATCCGCATCGCCGCGTCCCGCCTGGCGGCGCGCCGCACCTGGACGGTCTCGGTCCTGGCCGCGAAGCTCGCGGACGAGCGACGCCGCCTGGACGAACTCCAGGCGGGCGACCTGGCGGTGAAGGCCACCTTCGAACTGGGCTACGGCCAACTGGAGCCGGCCCAGGCCCGCGCCTTCCGCCTCCTCGGCCTGGCGGACGGCCCTGACATCTCCCTGGCGGCCGCCGCGGCGGTCCTGGACCTCCCGCTGGAGGAGACGGAGGACCTGCTGGAGTCCCTCGTCGACACCTCTCTGCTGGAGTCGGCGGCACCCGGCCGCTACCGCTACCACGACCTGGTCCGCCTCTACGCGCGTGCGTGCGCGGAACGGGACGAACACCCGCCGAGCGAGCGGGACGCGGCGATGTCGCGGCTGCTGGACTTCTACCTGGCCACGGCGGCGGGGGTGTACGCGATCGAGCGGCCGGGGGATCGGCTGGTGGATCACCTGGAGAAGACCCGGACGGCCGGCCTGGTCTTTCCGGACCGGCGTGCGGCCCAGGACTGGCTCTACTCGGAAGCCGTCTCGCTGCTCGCCTGTGTCCGCCAGTCGTCCGACGGCGCCCGGCTCAGGCGCGCGGTCGACCTGTTGTGGGCAGCGGTGGACCTGGCGGAGTCCGGGGCGAACTTCAAGGAGTACGAGGCGGCAGCCACCGCCCTGCGTGACGCCGCGCGTGCGGCATCGGACGGCCGTTCGGAGGGCCGGGCCAACCTCGTCCTGGCCAACGCCCGCCACTGGTCCGGTTACTTCGATCAGGCGGATCAGGAGGCGCGGGAGGCACTGAGACTGTCCGAGGCCGCAGGGGATCCGCTGCCCTGCTGCTGGGCGGCCAACATCCTCGGGGCCTTCGCCTTCTACCAGAGCCGCTACGGGGACGCCGAGGACTACCTCGAGCGGGCCATCAAGGACTTTCGCGCCTGCGGTGACCTGCCGGGCACGGCGACCGCCCTGTGCAACCTCTCCCGCTTGCACCTGGCGACAGATCGTGCCGACAGCGCGATCAGCCTCGCTCGGCAGGGCACTGAGATGTACGAGGAGCTCGGACACACGCTCAAGGCCGCGAACGGTCACTACGCACTCGGCCTGGCCTTGAGCAAGAACGGCCAGCAGTCCGACGCCTCCGACCGCCTCATGCAAGCCCTCCAGGTCTTCCGCGCCAGTCGCCAGCGACTGTGGGAGGGCATGACCCTGTTCCGTCTCGCCGAGGTGGATCTCCTGGCCCAGCGCCCCGCGCAGGCCGCCGCCAACGCCGAGATGGCCCTCGCCATGCTCAGGGGGATCGGTGGGGAATGGCGCCGGGGAAACGTGCTCACCGTCCTCGGCAAAGCACTGACCCGGCTGGGACAGTCCGGACGGGCGCAAGTCTGCTGGCGGGAGGCCCTCGAAATCTACGAGGGCCTGGACTCCCCGGAGGCCGCCGAGGTGCAGGCGTTGTTGGCTCCCGCGGCAGCCGCGTGA
- a CDS encoding questin oxidase family protein gives MDIDGTLDEAYERLHRTGPEFDGWLSNHGPMAVEAMVRHGHAPQVHRWLDLYTRRLDDLPRGTTPITADDWRTALGDPRRLGDWLAFFGREVTEQPWRTVLATWWPRLLPGIAAGATHGVIRTGHAVHALLDHEDGPRLAELGQALGYWAARWQPVPLTTPAGTADPASALAGVPRVPDQTAGINHRLEQLTDLPDWPTALAALRPATEADQARDRLADLTTAAAVHYLANAHGSAVMLVHAATAPMAVLRTLPAVPRSQWATSLHAAWAASAAVTAAYTPAAPAPRHSLPTAPESAEEVFALAVHHGDEHVIKLADTSLEVHRRTGNGDALAAVIRAAGLIEEL, from the coding sequence ATGGACATCGACGGCACACTCGACGAGGCGTACGAACGGCTGCACCGGACGGGGCCGGAGTTCGACGGCTGGCTGAGCAACCACGGTCCCATGGCGGTGGAAGCCATGGTCAGGCACGGCCACGCGCCCCAGGTGCACCGCTGGCTGGACCTCTACACGCGCCGGTTGGACGATCTGCCGCGCGGCACCACTCCCATCACGGCCGACGACTGGCGCACGGCGCTCGGAGACCCGCGTCGTCTCGGCGACTGGCTGGCGTTCTTCGGCCGTGAGGTGACGGAACAACCCTGGCGTACGGTGCTGGCGACATGGTGGCCGAGGCTGCTCCCGGGCATCGCGGCCGGCGCCACCCACGGCGTGATCCGCACCGGGCACGCGGTCCACGCCCTGCTGGACCACGAGGACGGACCGCGCCTGGCCGAACTGGGCCAAGCCCTCGGCTACTGGGCGGCCCGCTGGCAACCGGTCCCGCTCACCACCCCCGCCGGAACCGCCGACCCGGCATCCGCGCTGGCCGGCGTTCCCCGTGTGCCCGACCAGACCGCGGGCATCAACCACCGCCTCGAGCAGCTCACCGACCTGCCCGACTGGCCCACCGCGCTGGCCGCACTGCGACCCGCCACCGAAGCCGACCAGGCCCGGGACCGCCTGGCCGACCTGACGACCGCCGCGGCCGTGCACTACCTCGCCAACGCCCACGGCTCGGCCGTCATGCTGGTCCACGCCGCGACCGCCCCCATGGCCGTCTTGCGCACCCTGCCCGCCGTGCCGCGGTCCCAGTGGGCGACGAGCCTGCACGCGGCGTGGGCGGCGAGCGCCGCAGTGACCGCGGCCTACACCCCCGCCGCACCCGCACCCCGGCACAGCCTCCCCACGGCCCCCGAATCGGCGGAGGAGGTCTTCGCCCTGGCCGTCCACCACGGCGACGAACACGTCATCAAACTCGCCGACACCTCCCTGGAGGTCCACCGACGCACGGGCAACGGTGACGCGCTGGCCGCGGTGATCCGCGCGGCGGGGCTGATCGAGGAGTTGTGA
- a CDS encoding FadD3 family acyl-CoA ligase, whose product MRGDLEWGGIPELVRSAARRYDDTEAVVEGRTRISYAELAARVERAAAACIANGVGVGDRVGIWAPNTLDWIVSSLGAVSAGAVLVPLNTRFKGSEAAYVLHRSRAKLLFVTGAFLGTSYVASLRRAAGEGPGDGPLPGLPHLEQVVVLADDAPADFRTWKDFLASGEGVGEPEVRRRSSVVTGDRPSDIVFTSGTTGRPKGAVITHAQTLRAYETWADLTGLRQGDRYLIVNPFFHTFGYKAGVLACLMRGATMIPQPVFTVDTALANTAAERVTVLPGPPTLHQALLDHPSRASYDLSALRLVVTGAAVVPLRLVERLRDELGVATVLTAYGLSEASGFVTMCRRSDPPEVIATTSGRPIPGVEVRVVDAQGEPLGAGLPGEVLVRGFNVMRGYFEDEAATVETLTPDGWLRTGDVGVLDPAGNLRITDRIKDMFVVGGFNAYPAEIEQLLALHPDVAEAAVIGVPDARLGEVGKAYVVRRPGAVLTSDDLIAWSRREMANYKVPREVEFVESLLRNASGKVVKGQLRRRTRPGLGTT is encoded by the coding sequence GTGCGCGGTGACCTGGAGTGGGGCGGCATTCCGGAGCTGGTGCGGAGCGCGGCCCGTCGCTACGACGACACGGAGGCGGTCGTCGAGGGCCGTACACGGATCTCGTACGCCGAACTGGCTGCCCGCGTCGAACGCGCGGCGGCGGCCTGCATCGCGAACGGCGTCGGCGTCGGCGACCGCGTCGGCATCTGGGCGCCGAACACGCTCGACTGGATCGTGTCCTCTCTGGGCGCTGTGTCGGCGGGCGCGGTCCTGGTGCCGCTCAACACCCGCTTCAAGGGCTCGGAGGCGGCCTACGTCCTGCACCGGAGCCGGGCGAAACTGCTGTTCGTGACGGGTGCGTTCCTCGGGACGTCGTACGTGGCGTCGCTGCGGAGGGCGGCGGGGGAGGGGCCCGGGGACGGTCCGTTGCCGGGCCTGCCGCACCTGGAGCAGGTGGTGGTCCTGGCGGACGACGCCCCGGCGGACTTCCGCACCTGGAAGGACTTCCTCGCGAGCGGGGAGGGGGTGGGCGAGCCGGAGGTGCGGCGCAGGTCGTCGGTCGTGACGGGCGACCGCCCCTCGGACATCGTCTTCACCTCGGGCACGACAGGCCGCCCCAAGGGCGCGGTGATCACGCACGCGCAGACGCTGAGGGCCTACGAGACCTGGGCGGACCTGACGGGTCTGCGACAGGGCGACCGCTACCTGATCGTCAACCCCTTCTTCCACACGTTCGGTTACAAGGCCGGGGTGCTGGCCTGCCTGATGCGGGGCGCGACGATGATCCCGCAGCCGGTGTTCACCGTGGACACGGCACTGGCGAACACGGCGGCGGAGCGGGTGACCGTCCTGCCGGGCCCGCCGACCCTGCACCAGGCACTGCTGGACCACCCGTCGCGGGCCTCCTACGACCTCTCCGCCCTGCGCCTGGTCGTGACGGGGGCGGCGGTGGTGCCGCTGCGCCTGGTGGAACGGCTGCGGGACGAACTCGGCGTCGCGACGGTCCTGACGGCGTACGGCCTGTCGGAAGCGAGCGGTTTCGTGACGATGTGCCGCAGGAGCGATCCGCCGGAGGTGATCGCGACGACGTCGGGCCGCCCGATCCCGGGAGTGGAGGTACGGGTGGTGGACGCGCAGGGAGAACCGCTCGGCGCGGGGCTTCCCGGTGAGGTCCTGGTCCGGGGATTCAACGTCATGCGGGGCTACTTCGAGGACGAGGCGGCCACGGTGGAGACCCTCACCCCGGACGGCTGGCTCCGCACGGGAGACGTCGGGGTACTGGACCCGGCGGGCAACCTCCGCATCACGGACCGCATCAAGGACATGTTCGTCGTGGGCGGCTTCAACGCGTACCCGGCGGAGATAGAGCAACTGCTGGCCCTGCACCCGGATGTGGCGGAGGCGGCGGTGATCGGCGTGCCGGACGCGCGGCTGGGGGAGGTGGGGAAGGCGTACGTGGTGCGCAGGCCGGGGGCGGTGCTGACGTCCGACGACCTGATCGCGTGGTCCCGCCGCGAGATGGCGAACTACAAGGTCCCGAGGGAGGTGGAGTTCGTCGAGTCCCTTCTGAGGAACGCGAGCGGGAAGGTGGTGAAGGGGCAGTTGCGCCGCCGCACGCGACCGGGCCTGGGGACGACGTAG
- a CDS encoding lipid-transfer protein, producing MAGFKDATAVVGIGQTDFAKRLPESEKALACRAVLAALDDAGIAPGEVDALASYTMEETDEVEVAKALGLGDLTFFSKVGYGGGGSCATVAHLAAAVATGQATVGVAWRSRKRGSGPRPWKNTAVQLPTPAQWTRPFGLLRPVDEIGMLARRYMHQYGASRDHLFNVALACRNRANQNPAAIMYERPLTRDMYMSSRWISEPLCLFDNCLETDGALACVVVSRERARDCRQRPVYVHAAAQGLPAQHHGMVNYWNDDPLTGPAWTAARHLWKHADLAPDDVDVAQIYDAFTPLILLSLEGYGFCGRGEGGAFTEGGALETGGRLPVNTGGGGLSEAYVHGFNLINEGVKQLRGTSTAQVPGASTCLVTAGEGVPTSALLLRN from the coding sequence ATGGCAGGGTTCAAGGACGCGACCGCCGTCGTCGGCATCGGACAGACCGACTTCGCCAAGCGGCTCCCGGAGTCCGAGAAGGCCCTGGCCTGCCGTGCCGTCCTCGCCGCCCTCGACGACGCCGGGATCGCGCCCGGCGAGGTCGACGCGCTCGCCTCGTACACCATGGAGGAGACCGACGAGGTGGAGGTCGCCAAGGCCCTCGGTCTCGGGGACCTCACCTTCTTCAGCAAGGTCGGGTACGGGGGCGGCGGCTCCTGCGCGACCGTCGCCCATCTCGCCGCCGCCGTCGCCACCGGGCAGGCCACCGTCGGCGTCGCCTGGCGTTCCCGCAAGCGCGGCAGCGGGCCCCGGCCATGGAAGAACACGGCGGTGCAGCTTCCCACTCCCGCCCAGTGGACCCGGCCCTTCGGGCTCCTCAGGCCCGTCGACGAGATCGGGATGCTCGCACGCCGGTACATGCACCAGTACGGGGCGAGTAGGGATCACCTCTTCAACGTCGCCCTCGCCTGCCGGAACAGGGCCAATCAGAACCCCGCCGCGATCATGTACGAGCGGCCCCTGACCAGAGACATGTACATGAGCTCGCGGTGGATCAGCGAGCCGCTCTGCCTCTTCGACAACTGCCTGGAGACGGACGGCGCGTTGGCCTGCGTGGTCGTCTCCCGCGAGCGCGCCCGTGACTGCCGGCAGCGGCCCGTCTACGTCCACGCCGCCGCCCAGGGGCTGCCCGCCCAGCACCACGGCATGGTCAACTACTGGAACGACGACCCGCTCACCGGCCCCGCCTGGACCGCCGCCCGCCACCTGTGGAAGCACGCCGACCTCGCCCCCGACGACGTCGACGTCGCCCAGATCTACGACGCGTTCACACCCCTGATCCTCCTCTCCCTGGAGGGCTACGGCTTCTGCGGCCGGGGAGAGGGCGGGGCGTTCACCGAGGGCGGGGCGCTGGAGACCGGTGGACGGCTGCCCGTCAACACGGGGGGCGGCGGGCTCTCCGAGGCGTACGTCCACGGGTTCAACCTGATCAATGAGGGCGTGAAGCAGCTGCGCGGGACCAGCACCGCCCAGGTTCCGGGCGCCTCCACCTGTCTCGTCACCGCCGGCGAGGGCGTCCCGACCTCCGCCCTTCTGCTGAGGAACTGA
- a CDS encoding Zn-ribbon domain-containing OB-fold protein → MSPETLPALLSPVPDEDGAPFWEYAARGELRVQACSDCGEPRFPPRPCCPHCRSFAGQWRRMSGKGRIWSYVVPHPPLLPAYAAHAPYNVILVELAEAPRIRLVGNLVAGPGAPLDSVPPERVRIGARVEAVFGGDGLPRWVLERS, encoded by the coding sequence GTGTCCCCCGAGACCCTCCCCGCCCTCCTGTCCCCCGTCCCCGACGAGGACGGCGCCCCCTTCTGGGAGTACGCCGCCCGGGGCGAACTGCGCGTCCAGGCCTGCTCAGACTGCGGCGAGCCGCGCTTCCCGCCGAGGCCCTGCTGCCCGCACTGCCGGTCCTTCGCGGGCCAGTGGCGGCGGATGAGCGGGAAGGGCAGGATCTGGTCGTACGTCGTCCCGCACCCGCCGCTGCTCCCGGCGTACGCGGCGCATGCCCCGTACAACGTGATCCTGGTCGAGCTGGCCGAGGCGCCGCGCATCCGCCTGGTCGGGAACCTCGTCGCCGGGCCCGGCGCGCCCCTGGACTCCGTGCCGCCCGAGCGGGTCCGGATCGGTGCGAGAGTGGAGGCCGTCTTCGGCGGGGACGGGTTGCCCCGGTGGGTGCTGGAGCGGTCGTGA
- a CDS encoding enoyl-CoA hydratase/isomerase family protein — MSEGLRISADKDTGVAVVTLDRPGRLNAVDLATAEELAACWRAFRYDDSVRAVVLTGAGERAFCTGLDRDADVPQPTSPYMLDDPLLRIGPKANDLWKPVIAAVRGMACGGAFYLLGESEFVVADETASFFDPHTTYGMVSAYEAVYMAHRMPYGEAARMALMGTAERISARRAYEIGFVSELTPPGGDLEAAVRCAAVVAACPPEGVQGTVRALWAAKEAARAQALAQAPALIALGNLPPEQQAELFAGRQRDGFRVR, encoded by the coding sequence GTGAGCGAAGGGCTGCGGATCAGCGCCGACAAGGACACGGGGGTCGCGGTCGTCACCCTGGACCGCCCGGGGAGGCTGAACGCCGTCGACCTCGCCACGGCCGAGGAACTGGCCGCCTGCTGGCGCGCGTTCAGGTACGACGACTCCGTGCGGGCCGTCGTCCTCACCGGCGCCGGGGAGCGGGCCTTCTGCACCGGGCTCGACCGGGACGCGGACGTTCCGCAGCCCACATCGCCGTACATGCTGGACGATCCGCTGCTGCGGATCGGCCCGAAGGCGAACGACCTGTGGAAGCCGGTGATCGCCGCGGTGCGTGGCATGGCATGCGGCGGGGCGTTCTATCTGCTCGGCGAGAGCGAGTTCGTCGTCGCGGACGAGACGGCCTCGTTCTTCGACCCGCACACCACCTACGGCATGGTCAGCGCGTACGAGGCGGTGTACATGGCGCACCGGATGCCGTACGGGGAGGCCGCCCGGATGGCGCTGATGGGGACCGCCGAGCGGATCTCGGCGCGGCGGGCGTACGAGATCGGGTTCGTGTCCGAACTGACCCCGCCCGGCGGCGACTTGGAGGCCGCGGTGCGCTGCGCCGCCGTCGTCGCCGCCTGTCCGCCGGAGGGCGTGCAGGGCACCGTGCGGGCGCTGTGGGCGGCGAAGGAGGCGGCACGGGCGCAGGCCCTGGCGCAGGCACCGGCGCTGATCGCGCTCGGGAACCTGCCGCCGGAGCAGCAGGCGGAGCTGTTCGCGGGGCGACAGAGGGATGGGTTCCGGGTGCGGTGA